The stretch of DNA gtgttaaatacaatttaattaacgcGATTCTAAGGCACACTTACTCTCTCCAGTGCGGCAGATGTGAGCATTTTTCTCGCAATCGTTGCTGAACTCTCGGGTCTGACCCTTGTAATTGCCTGATGTGGGACGATACAATAATGGACAGATCTGGGGGCAGAATTTCTGACACTCCTCTTTGGTGCTCTCGATCAGGGCTGTGGGAATCACAATTATTTATAGAATGATTCTTGGTCATCAACTGATTTGCGCACCTGGTTTGCGAACACAGTTCGCCTGAATGAAGTAGCATTTATTGCGGAAGACACTGCAACTGTCACCATTCGGGCTCAGAGCCCAGACAACCTCCT from Drosophila subobscura isolate 14011-0131.10 chromosome O, UCBerk_Dsub_1.0, whole genome shotgun sequence encodes:
- the LOC117899394 gene encoding uncharacterized protein LOC117899394 → MKSYFFVTLCLVVALSQVSSNCTGDCPDTEEVVWALSPNGDSCSVFRNKCYFIQANCVRKPALIESTKEECQKFCPQICPLLYRPTSGNYKGQTREFSNDCEKNAHICRTGETFL